Proteins encoded together in one Sinorhizobium meliloti window:
- the actR gene encoding global response regulator transcription factor ActR, with the protein MIEKSMPAPNTHAADADLIGPDKSLLIVDDDTAFLRRLARAMEARGFAVEIAESVAEGIAKAKTRPPKHAVIDLRLSDGSGLDVIEAIRGRRDDTRMIVLTGYGNIATAVNAVKLGALDYLAKPADADDILAALIQRPGERVEPPENPMSADRVRWEHIQRVYEMCERNVSETARRLNMHRRTLQRILAKRAPK; encoded by the coding sequence ATGATCGAAAAGTCGATGCCTGCGCCAAACACTCACGCCGCCGATGCGGACCTGATCGGGCCTGACAAGAGCCTTCTGATCGTCGATGACGACACGGCCTTTCTGCGGCGCCTCGCCCGCGCAATGGAAGCGCGCGGCTTCGCGGTCGAGATCGCCGAATCGGTCGCCGAAGGCATAGCCAAGGCGAAGACCCGCCCGCCGAAACATGCAGTCATCGATCTCCGCCTGAGCGACGGCAGCGGTCTCGACGTGATCGAGGCGATCCGTGGGCGCCGCGACGACACGCGCATGATCGTTCTGACGGGCTATGGAAACATCGCGACAGCGGTCAACGCCGTGAAGCTCGGAGCTCTCGACTATCTGGCCAAGCCCGCAGACGCCGACGACATTCTCGCGGCGCTGATTCAGCGCCCGGGCGAGCGGGTGGAGCCTCCGGAAAACCCGATGTCGGCCGATCGCGTGCGATGGGAGCATATTCAGCGCGTCTACGAAATGTGCGAGCGCAATGTTTCCGAAACGGCGCGCCGGCTCAACATGCACCGACGGACCCTGCAGCGCATTCTGGCGAAACGGGCGCCGAAGTAA